Proteins encoded by one window of Aphis gossypii isolate Hap1 chromosome X, ASM2018417v2, whole genome shotgun sequence:
- the LOC114129093 gene encoding uncharacterized protein LOC114129093, with protein sequence MSRIVDETPIDEVETDGTVVNDDSLSVDVLVCGLCHKGFHFVEEFQEHKQKPGSCKKISAYRIQNTKVENKSPDTYGFLLWKNSIAKNKESQKMYKLWCCLPERVKDSWMQAAKIINTNDELAKSIPNKVSIRIKEYAWRTK encoded by the exons ATGTCTAGAATTGTAGATGAAACACCAATTGATGAAGTGGAAACTGACGGAactg ttGTTAACGATGACTCATTAAGTGTTGATGTGTTAGTATGTGGCTTATGCCATAAAGGATTTCATTTTGTAGAAGAATTTCAAGAACATAAACAAAAACCGGgaagttgtaaaaaaatatctgcaTATCGAATCCAAAATACCAAA gtggAAAATAAAAGCCCAGATACTTATGGATTTTTACTATGGAAAAACtctatag caaaaaataaagaatcacagaaaatgtataaattgtggTGTTGTCTACCTGAACGTGTAAAAGACAGTTGGATGCAAGCtgccaaaattattaatactaatgacGAGTTGGCTAAATCTATTCCTAATAAG GTCTCCATCAGGATTAAAGAATATGCCTGGCGcactaaataa